The genomic stretch AAATGAGCATAGAATTAATAAATGAATTTAATGATTTATGGGATAAACATAACCTTACTCCCATAAACATTAATTCATTGCGAAATATAACTGATTTAAAGGATTCAAAATTAATCGAAGCAACGCCTATTGACATATACCGAACACACAACACCATTAAAAATCACCTAAACCAAACTGCCACCATAAAAGCTATTTTTCCATATCTCCACCCAGATTACCCTGAATTAATTGAAAATACTCTGAAAAATGGTGGAAATGTGGATTTAATAATTAATAGAGAATTATTAAAAGAAATTCTCATAAATATTGATAAAAATTTAAGAAAGGAGAGTGTTAAAAATCAAAATTTAAAAATTTTCTCACATAAACATGAAATAAACCTGTATTTAGCTATATGTGATACAACAATGAATCTCGGATTGTTTAAAAATGATGGAAGTTTTGATCAAAATAGAATCTTAACTTCAAATAATTTAAAAGCAATAAAATGGGCAGATGACTTATTTGAGAATATGAAGGAGAGTATATCATAATGACCAACAGCAACACCAAAAAACAACTTGAAAATGAATTTAAAAACATTAAATACATTTTAACATCAACAATGCGAACAAGATTATTATTAAGCATTTATGAAGACTCAAAAAATTTAGATGATTTACGAAATGAGCTAAACAAACCTTCAGCAACAATATTACATGGCTTAAAAGAATTGGAAAACATAAACTTAGTAAAAAAGGTTCAAAAATACTACCAATTAACCTCTAATGGTTATTTACTTACCACAAATATGCGAAAATTAATCGAAAATTGGTATTCTATAAATAAAAATAAATTATTCTGGAACAATCACGATTTAGAAGATATCCCAGAGGATATTCTTAAAGATATTTATCTCTTAAAGGATGCTGAATATGTAAATTCAACAACAAGTGATTTATCCTATGCATTTAATAATTTCATAAAATTAATTTCAAATGCAAAATCTTTAAAAATGATTCTTCCAATTTATTCTGAAAATCATTTTAAACATATTATAAATCTTTTAAATAATGATACACTAGAAGAATTAGAGTTAATTATAAGTAATGATATTTTTGAATCAATAAAAAGTAACGAATTTTTCAATAAAGAATTGATGAACAACAAAAAAGTTAAAATATTTAGAGTTGAAAAATCCTTAAAATTATTTTTAACATTTTCAAAGGATTTCATGTCACTAACTCTCTTTTTTAAAGATGGACATTATGACGACTCACAAATATTAATCAGTAAAACAAAAAATTCGATTGAATGGTCAAGAAACTTATACGACTATTATAAGGTGATATCATGGAGGATGGAACCTACAACTTCAAAAATAAAGAGTTGAACAATCTATTATTAAACAGAAAAGGTGGTAAAACAACATCCAGGATTATAGATCTTCTTTTTGAGCAACCCTATAATCTAAACCAAATGTCAAAAATTTTAGGTTTAGACTACAATACAATCAATCATCATATTTGTAAACTTGAAAAACTTGAATATGTTGAAAATGATGGGGAAAAATATGGTGCTCTTTACTACCCCAGCAAAAAATTATTAAAACAAAAAGAGTACTATATTAAATTAAATGAAAAAATTAATCTTGTGATATAATGGGAAGTAAAAGCACTAAACAACATCAAAAAGAATCATCTTCAAATTTATCTTGTGGAATTATCACTCTTAGTGATAGTAGAAAGTCTAAAGTTGAGGATTTATCTGGACAATTCTTAACTGAAGAACTTGAAAAAAAATATCAAGTATCTTCTAGAGTAATAATACCTGATGAAAAAGAAGAATTAATAAAAGCTATTGAAAATATGATAGCTTTAAATATTGATGTTATATTAACAACTGGAGGAACTGGACTAAGTAATCGAGATATTACAGTTGAAACTGTTGAAAAACTTTTTGATAAAAGAATTGATGGTTTTGGCGAAATATTTAGACATGAATCTTATGAAGAAATAGGCTCTGGTGCATTATTATCAAGAGCTACTGCAGGAGTTTACAAAAAGACAACAATTTTTTCAATGCCTGGCTCTCCAAATGCTGTTAAAACTGCTTTAAACATGATAATTGATGAACTACCCCATGTAGTTAATCATGCCAAAAAATAGATAATAAAATGATGAATTAACTTTCATCATTTTTTTAATCAAAAAATTCATCGACATTAATTAAAGGTTCTAACTCAATTCCTTCTTTTTTAAAAGTTTCAATAGCACCTTCTTGTCTGTCGACAACAACAAAAGCTCTTTTAACTTTCCCACCATTTTTTTGAATAGCTTTAATAGCTTTAAGAAGAGATCCACCGGTAGTTGTTACATCCTCAACAACAACCACATCATCTCCAGAATTAAGATCCCCTTCAATAAGTTTAGAAGTACCATAACCTTTTTTTTCTTTACGAATCATCAATAGTGGAATTTTAGATTCTAATGAAACAGCAGTAGCTATTGGAACTGCACCTAAAGCTGGACCAGCTACTTTATTTATATTATCATTAGCAATTAGTTT from Methanobrevibacter oralis encodes the following:
- a CDS encoding winged helix-turn-helix domain-containing protein, which gives rise to MEDGTYNFKNKELNNLLLNRKGGKTTSRIIDLLFEQPYNLNQMSKILGLDYNTINHHICKLEKLEYVENDGEKYGALYYPSKKLLKQKEYYIKLNEKINLVI
- a CDS encoding MogA/MoaB family molybdenum cofactor biosynthesis protein, which translates into the protein MGSKSTKQHQKESSSNLSCGIITLSDSRKSKVEDLSGQFLTEELEKKYQVSSRVIIPDEKEELIKAIENMIALNIDVILTTGGTGLSNRDITVETVEKLFDKRIDGFGEIFRHESYEEIGSGALLSRATAGVYKKTTIFSMPGSPNAVKTALNMIIDELPHVVNHAKK
- the pyrE gene encoding orotate phosphoribosyltransferase codes for the protein MLSKEYLINLLKENGVFLEGDFTLSSGKKSNYYINMKKAITEPEILSTISKLITKLIANDNINKVAGPALGAVPIATAVSLESKIPLLMIRKEKKGYGTSKLIEGDLNSGDDVVVVEDVTTTGGSLLKAIKAIQKNGGKVKRAFVVVDRQEGAIETFKKEGIELEPLINVDEFFD
- a CDS encoding helix-turn-helix transcriptional regulator, whose protein sequence is MTNSNTKKQLENEFKNIKYILTSTMRTRLLLSIYEDSKNLDDLRNELNKPSATILHGLKELENINLVKKVQKYYQLTSNGYLLTTNMRKLIENWYSINKNKLFWNNHDLEDIPEDILKDIYLLKDAEYVNSTTSDLSYAFNNFIKLISNAKSLKMILPIYSENHFKHIINLLNNDTLEELELIISNDIFESIKSNEFFNKELMNNKKVKIFRVEKSLKLFLTFSKDFMSLTLFFKDGHYDDSQILISKTKNSIEWSRNLYDYYKVISWRMEPTTSKIKS
- a CDS encoding helix-turn-helix transcriptional regulator — encoded protein: MSAENKNITNEIKFLAKSGIRLKILKELNMQPSSVKELVRKTNITYSSISSNLTKLEKNGHVIKIDNAFHLNSITKIYLKTLMDFKMSIELINEFNDLWDKHNLTPININSLRNITDLKDSKLIEATPIDIYRTHNTIKNHLNQTATIKAIFPYLHPDYPELIENTLKNGGNVDLIINRELLKEILINIDKNLRKESVKNQNLKIFSHKHEINLYLAICDTTMNLGLFKNDGSFDQNRILTSNNLKAIKWADDLFENMKESIS